In the genome of Candidatus Aegiribacteria sp., the window TCCGTAATGGAGAAACAGGACTGCTGGTTCCTCACGGTAACATAGAGAAACTTGCGGCAGCTATGGATAAACTTGCGGGAGACAGAGCCATGCGGGATAAGCTTTCGAAACAAGGGTTGGAATGGGCAGATGAATTCAACTGGAACAGCACTGCCAGCAGAGTAATCACAATTATGAAACAAATTAAAGAGTGACAGGCACTATTTAATTCAGCGTCCTTCATACAGCCGCTTCCACAGGATTGCCGGAAGCATTTTGTTCCTTATTTTCTCCGCTGCTGAATCGATGTCATACTCTACTCTGCGGTGTTCCCAGGTTCGTTTCTCAGTATCTATAAGAAGGTAGGCTGCTCTGGTATCTCTATCTCTTGGTTGCCCGACACTTCCCGCATTCACAAGTCGAATGTGAGAAAAATCCCCTTTCGCAGAATCCGTATAGTTTCCATCGGCCTTCCAGCAGCCTGGAAGGTGAGTATGCCCTATAAGTGAAATAGAATCAGGTCTTGCGCTGACAGCGCTCATGGCCTGCCCGGGCTTGAGGACATATACCCAGCTCTCCGGGGCTGCGGGAAAGCTGTGACACAGGAAAAATTCATCGAACTCAGCTGAATATGGAAGTGAAGAAAGCCATTTTATCTCTTCATCTGAAAGTACTGTTTTCGTCCATATCAGAGCTGATGCTCCCGGTCTGTTAAAATTGTCCAGAGGGGTTCTTCCAACCACTCCAGCATCGTGATTCCCGGTTACGATAATATCACAGACATCTCGAACCTTCTTGATGCATCTGGACGGCTCAGCTCCGTATCCGACAATATCTCCAAGGCAGAATGTCGCGGATGCATTCAATCCCGGAGGGTCGGTCAGAACAGCTTCAAGCGCATCAAAGTTACTGTGTATATCCGATATTATTCTTATAAGCATTTGATACCTCTTGGAGCTTGAAAGAATAAATAGTGGCTGTCACTATATGAGGTTGTCGAGAACCCCGTTCACGAAACTGGCGGCTTCTTCCGAATCAAATACCTTTGCCAGCTCAATGGCTTCATCTATTGCCACGGCAGCAGGAGTCGGAGGTTCGAAATAATCCATTTCACCAAGCGCCTGTTCCAGTATCAGCCGCGTCACGATATTCAGTCTGTCAAGTGTCCAGTTATCCATAGCTTCTTCGATTCTGGAATCGATCTCTTCCCTGTTATTCTGAACTACTCTTCCCAGGTCAGTTACCCATACCCAGTCTTCGATCTCAAGAGGAACACCTATTCCCAATTCGGTATCCTTGAGAAAATCCCTCATGCTTTCCATGTTCTCAGGAAAAGGACTCTTATTAATGAACGCTGCAAACCTGGCCTGAAGAAGAGCTTTTCGGCCTCTGCTCCTTACACCCATATTCTGTTAGTCCTGCTCCCCGTCCAGAGGAGGTTCTTCTTCATCGGACTCTTCAATATCGCTGATCAGATCGTAAAGACCGACCATTTCAAGAGCAGTCATCGCGGCATCAAAACCCTTGTTGCCTGATTTGGTGCCGGCTCTGTCTATGGCCTGCTCAACTGTATCCGCTGTGATAACACCATAAATAACAGGAACATCCGACAGCATGGCAGACTGAGCAACACCTTTTGCGCTCTCTGATGAAACGTACTCGA includes:
- the nusB gene encoding transcription antitermination factor NusB encodes the protein MGVRSRGRKALLQARFAAFINKSPFPENMESMRDFLKDTELGIGVPLEIEDWVWVTDLGRVVQNNREEIDSRIEEAMDNWTLDRLNIVTRLILEQALGEMDYFEPPTPAAVAIDEAIELAKVFDSEEAASFVNGVLDNLI
- a CDS encoding metallophosphatase family protein is translated as MLIRIISDIHSNFDALEAVLTDPPGLNASATFCLGDIVGYGAEPSRCIKKVRDVCDIIVTGNHDAGVVGRTPLDNFNRPGASALIWTKTVLSDEEIKWLSSLPYSAEFDEFFLCHSFPAAPESWVYVLKPGQAMSAVSARPDSISLIGHTHLPGCWKADGNYTDSAKGDFSHIRLVNAGSVGQPRDRDTRAAYLLIDTEKRTWEHRRVEYDIDSAAEKIRNKMLPAILWKRLYEGR